One Calditrichia bacterium DNA window includes the following coding sequences:
- a CDS encoding lysophospholipid acyltransferase family protein has translation MSNDRKYYIEYLLFRGIEKLIHILPGFAIEALASFLAFLGFSVLKYRRKVALENLARAFPEKPVAERMRIARESYRHFAMLMLEFMKISSWDLPKLESMMQFDQPDTMQRLVKSYGGKGFVLVTGHFGNWETIAAYLAAKYFPGGMGIIKKQRNHYIDKHVIDMRKRWQLEMTYTRGAIENCLVNIKKKRFSGLLCDQDAGKKGVFVQFLNQQASTPVGAALLHLRSGAPLVFGYCVRDGLFNYRCRFKEINVPTNGEISTENLTAVTAAFTAELEKAVRQFPEQYLWLHRRWKTKPE, from the coding sequence TTGAGCAACGATCGCAAATATTATATTGAGTACCTGCTGTTTCGGGGCATCGAAAAACTGATTCATATTTTGCCGGGATTTGCCATTGAAGCGCTGGCAAGTTTTTTGGCATTTTTGGGATTCAGTGTGCTGAAATACCGGCGCAAGGTGGCGCTGGAAAACCTGGCGCGGGCATTTCCGGAAAAACCGGTCGCGGAACGAATGCGCATCGCCCGCGAATCCTATCGTCATTTTGCCATGCTGATGCTGGAATTTATGAAAATATCGAGTTGGGATTTGCCCAAGCTGGAATCGATGATGCAATTTGACCAGCCCGATACGATGCAACGACTGGTAAAATCCTATGGCGGAAAAGGATTTGTGCTGGTCACCGGACATTTTGGCAATTGGGAAACGATTGCAGCATATTTGGCAGCCAAATATTTTCCCGGCGGGATGGGCATCATCAAAAAACAGCGCAATCATTATATTGATAAACATGTGATCGATATGCGCAAACGCTGGCAACTGGAAATGACCTACACTCGCGGCGCCATCGAAAACTGTTTGGTCAACATCAAAAAAAAGCGGTTTTCCGGGCTGCTGTGCGATCAGGATGCCGGCAAAAAAGGGGTTTTCGTGCAGTTTTTGAATCAGCAGGCATCGACGCCGGTGGGTGCGGCATTGCTGCATTTGCGGAGCGGCGCACCGCTGGTTTTCGGGTATTGTGTTCGGGATGGGCTGTTCAATTATCGCTGCCGGTTCAAAGAAATCAACGTTCCGACAAACGGGGAAATTTCAACGGAAAACCTGACCGCCGTTACCGCGGCGTTTACCGCGGAGCTGGAAAAAGCTGTCCGGCAATTTCCGGAGCAGTATTTGTGGCTGCACCGTCGCTGGAAAACCAAGCCGGAGTAA
- the alr gene encoding alanine racemase: MVERRFLDNTWIEISEAAYAHNLQFFRKIIGSRPELSVVIKANAYGHGWQTIARLAIKHQVDSFCVHSLNEALKLRHAGFTQNILVMGHVPLNCLEEAVRHNLRLVVYNKETVEQLHDITNHIHMLTRIHLKLETGTFRQGVMQEDLPWFFEKLKHTPRVMLEAVYTHFANIEDTTSHDYAEYQQYCFNKIVQLIRSDGFPILKKHAACTAAALLFGDTHFDMVRLGIGQYGFWPSRETLISFREKYKLQPEDTPKPVLTWKTRVSQVKTVPRDNTIGYGRTFKTTRDTTIAVLPVGYSDGYDRQISNQGYVLIHGKRAAIRGRICMNLMMVDVTDIPGVALEDEVVLIGKQGEEQITAEQLAEWSNTIHYEVIARINPEIPRITVDPVVDDDEE, encoded by the coding sequence ATGGTTGAACGCAGGTTTTTAGACAACACATGGATCGAGATTTCGGAAGCCGCATATGCCCATAATTTGCAATTTTTTCGCAAAATTATCGGTTCGCGCCCGGAGCTTTCGGTGGTGATCAAGGCCAATGCCTACGGTCACGGATGGCAAACCATTGCCCGTTTGGCAATCAAACATCAGGTTGATTCCTTTTGTGTGCACTCACTGAACGAGGCGTTGAAATTGCGCCACGCCGGGTTCACCCAAAATATTCTGGTGATGGGACATGTGCCGCTGAATTGTCTGGAAGAAGCGGTGCGCCACAATTTGCGGCTGGTTGTTTACAACAAAGAAACCGTGGAACAGTTGCACGATATCACGAATCATATTCACATGCTTACCCGGATTCATTTGAAGCTGGAAACCGGCACCTTTCGCCAGGGCGTCATGCAGGAAGATTTACCGTGGTTTTTTGAAAAATTGAAACACACGCCGCGCGTGATGCTGGAAGCGGTGTACACCCATTTTGCCAACATCGAAGATACCACCAGCCACGATTATGCCGAATATCAGCAGTATTGTTTCAACAAAATTGTGCAGCTCATTCGCAGCGACGGATTCCCGATTCTCAAAAAACACGCTGCCTGCACTGCCGCCGCGCTGCTGTTTGGCGATACTCATTTTGATATGGTGCGGCTGGGCATCGGGCAATATGGGTTTTGGCCATCGCGGGAAACGCTGATATCGTTTCGCGAAAAATACAAATTGCAACCGGAAGATACCCCGAAACCGGTGCTCACCTGGAAAACCCGTGTTTCGCAGGTCAAAACGGTGCCGCGCGATAACACTATTGGCTACGGCCGAACGTTCAAAACCACCCGCGATACGACAATTGCCGTGCTGCCTGTCGGCTATTCCGATGGCTATGACCGGCAAATTTCCAACCAGGGATACGTGTTGATTCACGGAAAACGCGCCGCCATCCGCGGCAGAATTTGCATGAATTTGATGATGGTGGATGTGACCGATATTCCCGGTGTGGCGTTGGAAGATGAAGTAGTGCTGATCGGCAAACAGGGCGAGGAGCAAATTACCGCGGAGCAACTTGCCGAGTGGAGCAACACCATTCATTACGAAGTGATTGCCCGGATTAATCCGGAAATTCCCCGCATCACCGTCGATCCGGTGGTAGATGATGACGAGGAATAG
- a CDS encoding aldo/keto reductase, whose amino-acid sequence MNQRQLGKNGPMLSEIGLGAWAIGGQWAYGWGEQDDMLSVRTIRTALDSGINWIDTAAVYGLGHSEKLIGETVKSFRDEVFIATKCGLVWDNHGRVARNNRPESIRRECDASLKRLQTDVIDLYQIHWPDNAVPVEDSWGEMTRLAEAGKVRYIGVSNFGTELLMRCQKIAPVQSLQPPYSMINRDIESSILGWCANNKVGIVAYSPLQSGLLTGKFSANFLETLAEDDWRRSQNNPFFKEPKFGQTLTFVDAIRPIAEGYGKSLAELAIAWVLRHKTVTAAIAGARKPEQIAKNIGGGGWQISASDLENIDGLFAEIFGEK is encoded by the coding sequence ATGAACCAACGTCAACTCGGAAAAAACGGCCCGATGCTCTCGGAAATCGGGTTGGGCGCGTGGGCAATCGGCGGGCAGTGGGCGTATGGTTGGGGCGAGCAGGATGACATGCTATCTGTCCGAACCATCCGCACGGCGCTGGACAGCGGCATCAACTGGATCGACACGGCGGCGGTGTACGGACTCGGGCACAGTGAAAAACTGATCGGCGAAACCGTAAAATCTTTCCGCGACGAGGTGTTCATCGCCACAAAATGCGGACTGGTTTGGGACAATCACGGACGTGTTGCCCGGAACAATCGCCCGGAAAGCATCCGCCGGGAATGCGACGCCAGCCTGAAACGCCTGCAAACGGACGTGATCGATTTGTATCAAATTCACTGGCCGGACAATGCTGTTCCGGTGGAGGACAGTTGGGGCGAAATGACCCGGCTGGCGGAAGCGGGAAAAGTGCGCTACATCGGCGTGAGCAATTTCGGCACGGAGCTGCTGATGCGCTGCCAGAAAATTGCGCCGGTGCAATCGCTGCAGCCGCCGTACAGCATGATCAATCGCGATATCGAATCGAGCATTTTAGGTTGGTGCGCCAATAACAAAGTGGGCATCGTCGCGTACAGCCCGCTGCAAAGCGGATTGCTCACCGGTAAATTTTCAGCGAATTTTCTGGAAACGCTCGCCGAAGACGATTGGCGGCGCAGCCAAAACAATCCGTTTTTCAAAGAACCGAAATTTGGGCAAACGCTGACATTTGTCGACGCTATCCGACCGATTGCGGAAGGTTACGGGAAATCGCTTGCAGAATTGGCAATCGCGTGGGTGCTCCGTCACAAAACGGTGACTGCGGCTATCGCCGGCGCGCGAAAACCGGAGCAGATCGCTAAAAATATCGGCGGCGGCGGCTGGCAAATCTCTGCATCTGATTTGGAAAATATTGACGGGTTGTTTGCGGAAATTTTTGGGGAGAAGTAA
- a CDS encoding DUF1015 domain-containing protein translates to MADVRPFRGVRPVPELAEKVAAPPYDVLDSEEARALAENNPYTFLHINKPEIDLPENVDIYDDRVYQKGAENLRRFIAEGTIVQDAQPCFYVYQQIMDSHKQIGVVARASVAEYERDLIKKHELTRPDKEDDRVRHIDTQNAQVGPVFLTYPANPAIDKFVAEVVSGKPTYDFTADDGIQHTLWVVSDTNRVAELQAAFATVPALYVADGHHRSAAAMRIKQMRQAANPNHTGNEPYNFFLTVIFPHKQMQILDYNRVVKDLNGRSSSEFIEKVTHLFELTPMPEGVRYKPEHAHTFGMYFEKKWYKLEAKPGTFDESDPVQRLDVSILQENLLTPLLGIKDPRKDKRIDFIGGIRGLAGLEKRVNSGNWSVAFAMHPTSIEELMAIADANQIMPPKSTWFEPKLRTGLVIHLLDGEL, encoded by the coding sequence ATGGCTGACGTGAGACCGTTTCGCGGGGTGCGCCCCGTTCCCGAACTGGCGGAAAAAGTAGCCGCGCCACCTTACGATGTGCTGGATAGCGAAGAAGCCCGCGCACTCGCAGAAAACAATCCCTATACTTTTTTGCACATTAACAAACCGGAAATCGATTTGCCGGAAAATGTGGATATTTACGACGATCGCGTTTATCAAAAAGGTGCGGAAAATTTGCGCCGCTTTATCGCCGAAGGCACCATCGTGCAGGATGCGCAGCCCTGCTTTTATGTGTATCAGCAAATAATGGATTCGCACAAACAAATTGGCGTTGTTGCCCGCGCATCGGTTGCGGAATACGAACGCGATCTTATTAAAAAACACGAGCTTACGCGTCCCGATAAAGAAGATGACCGGGTGCGGCATATCGATACCCAAAATGCCCAGGTCGGACCGGTTTTCCTGACGTATCCGGCAAATCCGGCAATTGACAAATTTGTGGCTGAAGTGGTTTCCGGAAAGCCAACCTACGATTTTACAGCGGATGACGGCATCCAGCACACATTGTGGGTGGTTAGCGATACCAATCGCGTGGCGGAATTGCAGGCTGCATTTGCCACGGTTCCCGCGCTGTATGTTGCAGACGGACACCACCGCTCTGCTGCGGCAATGCGCATTAAACAAATGCGTCAGGCTGCCAATCCTAACCACACAGGCAACGAGCCGTATAATTTTTTTCTGACGGTTATTTTTCCGCACAAACAAATGCAGATTCTGGATTACAACCGGGTGGTGAAAGATTTGAACGGGCGCAGCAGCAGCGAATTTATCGAAAAAGTTACCCATTTATTTGAGTTGACGCCGATGCCCGAAGGCGTGCGATACAAACCGGAACATGCCCACACCTTCGGCATGTATTTCGAAAAAAAATGGTACAAGCTTGAAGCCAAACCCGGCACATTTGACGAAAGCGATCCGGTTCAGCGGCTGGATGTGAGCATTTTGCAGGAAAATTTGCTGACGCCGTTATTGGGCATCAAAGATCCCCGGAAGGATAAACGCATCGATTTTATCGGTGGAATACGCGGGTTGGCAGGTTTGGAGAAACGTGTAAATAGCGGAAATTGGTCGGTTGCGTTTGCCATGCACCCAACATCAATTGAAGAATTAATGGCCATTGCCGATGCCAACCAGATTATGCCGCCCAAATCGACCTGGTTTGAACCAAAGTTGCGCACCGGACTGGTTATCCATTTGCTGGATGGCGAGTTGTAA
- a CDS encoding UDP-2,3-diacylglucosamine diphosphatase: MGKTFFFSDVHLGTNDAAAEAHKQRQLLAFLKHVSENGERLFIMGDLFDFWFEYRTVIPRGYMAVLGALSQLKENGIDLHYVAGNHDFWVRDFLTEEMGFNMHFDPIEYEIAGKRFFLHHGDGVAKFDKGYRLMKRVFRYPPNIFLYSLLHPDIGIPLAKWVANLSRNHQKDREVDDRDYRELAQEKFREGCDYAIFGHLHQPILAELDGGVYMNLGDWMRHFTYAVFDEQSLKLHHWPTEAE; the protein is encoded by the coding sequence ATGGGCAAAACATTTTTCTTTTCGGATGTCCATTTGGGCACCAACGATGCAGCGGCAGAAGCGCACAAACAGCGGCAATTGCTCGCTTTTCTGAAACACGTTTCGGAAAATGGCGAGCGATTGTTTATCATGGGCGACCTGTTCGATTTCTGGTTCGAATACCGGACGGTTATTCCGCGCGGATACATGGCCGTGCTCGGCGCACTGAGCCAACTGAAAGAGAATGGTATCGATTTGCACTACGTTGCCGGCAACCACGATTTTTGGGTGCGCGATTTTTTAACCGAGGAAATGGGATTCAACATGCATTTCGATCCCATCGAATACGAGATCGCCGGGAAGCGCTTTTTTTTGCACCACGGCGATGGCGTGGCGAAATTTGACAAAGGCTACCGGCTGATGAAACGGGTGTTCCGCTATCCGCCGAACATCTTTTTGTATAGCCTTCTGCATCCGGATATCGGTATTCCGCTGGCAAAATGGGTCGCGAACCTCAGCCGGAATCATCAAAAAGACCGGGAAGTGGACGACCGCGATTATCGGGAACTGGCACAGGAAAAATTTCGGGAAGGCTGCGATTACGCCATTTTCGGACACTTGCACCAGCCCATTTTGGCGGAATTGGACGGCGGCGTTTACATGAATTTGGGCGATTGGATGCGCCATTTCACCTACGCTGTTTTCGATGAACAATCGCTGAAATTACACCATTGGCCAACGGAGGCGGAGTAG
- a CDS encoding NAD(P)H-hydrate dehydratase, producing the protein MIKVVTAEEMREKDRFTIEKIGVPGVVLMENAGAAVARVIMRELNGVADPLVHVICGKGNNGGDGFVIARHLWNEGVYVRVFCIAPAEQLTGDAKINYTILKNMKMPIEHIGNVTELRELEHEPPDILVDALLGTGVRGAAEGFVSEVIDFINHNIETRVVAVDIPSGLDANSAEVAGSAVRADLTVTMALPKRCHVLYRAKNYVGQLYIADIGIPPFVLNMGDVKVEMLEAKDIVLPFRFPDSHKYECGKVGVLAGSKGYTGAAALAAHAAMKIGAGMVALAVPESINAVMEQKLTEIITRPLPETPHQTIGTESISEIRELVNWCDVLAIGPGLGRSQHVQDAVIEVLKMCDKPVVIDADALFAVANHPEILTEYGNKNWVLTPHLGEFLRFFPDEDKRSLYNYRIERAQDFAKTYGVTLLLKGAPAMVALPDGQVYLNPTGNAGLASGGTGDVLTGFVAGLLAQGFDPDEAAYTANFLHGYTADVILEKETTYTILASDLIANLGVAINKFSKENEHSH; encoded by the coding sequence ATGATTAAAGTTGTAACAGCCGAAGAAATGCGGGAAAAAGACCGCTTTACCATCGAAAAAATTGGTGTACCGGGCGTTGTGTTAATGGAAAATGCCGGCGCAGCGGTTGCCAGGGTAATAATGCGGGAGTTGAACGGCGTGGCAGACCCGCTGGTGCATGTGATTTGCGGAAAAGGAAATAACGGCGGCGATGGTTTTGTAATCGCGCGCCACCTCTGGAACGAAGGCGTTTATGTGCGTGTGTTTTGTATTGCCCCGGCAGAACAGCTCACCGGCGATGCAAAAATTAATTACACCATCCTCAAAAATATGAAAATGCCCATCGAGCACATTGGGAATGTAACCGAATTGCGCGAGCTGGAGCATGAACCGCCGGATATTTTGGTGGATGCTTTGCTGGGCACCGGCGTTCGCGGAGCCGCCGAAGGATTTGTTTCGGAAGTGATTGATTTTATTAATCATAATATCGAAACCCGGGTGGTTGCGGTGGATATTCCCTCCGGACTGGATGCCAATTCTGCCGAAGTTGCCGGCAGCGCTGTTCGCGCGGATTTGACCGTTACAATGGCGCTTCCCAAACGCTGCCATGTATTGTATCGCGCCAAAAATTATGTCGGGCAATTGTATATCGCAGATATTGGTATTCCGCCGTTTGTGCTGAATATGGGCGATGTAAAAGTGGAAATGCTGGAAGCGAAAGATATTGTGCTGCCCTTCCGTTTCCCGGATTCCCACAAATACGAATGCGGCAAAGTGGGCGTACTGGCTGGCTCCAAAGGTTACACCGGCGCCGCAGCGTTGGCTGCGCATGCAGCCATGAAAATCGGTGCGGGAATGGTTGCGCTGGCAGTGCCGGAAAGCATCAACGCAGTCATGGAGCAAAAACTCACCGAAATTATCACCCGTCCGTTGCCGGAAACGCCCCATCAAACCATCGGAACGGAAAGCATTTCAGAGATTCGCGAATTGGTGAATTGGTGCGATGTACTGGCTATCGGTCCCGGGCTCGGGCGCAGCCAACATGTGCAGGACGCCGTAATCGAAGTGCTGAAAATGTGCGACAAACCCGTGGTTATCGACGCGGACGCGCTGTTTGCGGTTGCCAATCACCCCGAAATTTTGACGGAATACGGCAACAAAAATTGGGTGCTCACGCCGCATCTCGGTGAATTTTTGCGATTTTTCCCGGATGAAGATAAGCGCTCGCTGTATAATTATCGCATCGAACGGGCTCAGGATTTTGCCAAAACCTACGGCGTTACGTTGCTGCTAAAAGGCGCACCTGCGATGGTTGCGTTGCCGGATGGACAAGTTTACCTCAACCCCACCGGCAATGCCGGATTGGCCAGCGGCGGCACCGGCGACGTGCTCACCGGATTTGTTGCCGGATTGCTCGCGCAGGGCTTCGATCCGGACGAAGCCGCATACACCGCCAATTTCCTGCACGGCTACACCGCCGATGTCATTTTGGAAAAAGAAACCACCTACACCATTCTCGCCAGCGACCTGATCGCCAATTTGGGCGTGGCGATCAACAAGTTCAGCAAGGAAAACGAACACAGCCATTGA
- a CDS encoding peptidyl-prolyl cis-trans isomerase has protein sequence MMGKMRDMTKWILYILILAFVGLMVIEWGADYSGLMQQQQSVVGEINGEEVSLQQYTMAVSNARAMEERRTGNTLDEAAVADLRDRVWEELVQRVVLKTQLEKMDISVTDDDVTNYILNSLTQQYSNDPNFQTNGRFDRDKLNQVLTQPENANLLISMEYQAKEDLPYAKLVDLINASVIVTEQELRDEFAQTNQKAKIDFVGVATTAFRNDSLNISDADLKAYYDKNKDDFKVEETRKLKYVFFSKTPTAEDSARVVDAINQLKAEAESGKDFATLALTESEDPSAQTNSGDLGFFDRNAMVKEFADAAFSAEPGTFVGPVQTRFGLHLIHVIEKKMEDGVEKVHAAHILKTFEAGIGTIDEANNNANGFVSAVENDGFEAVAKNRNLTPQETAAFSHNRNGQIPGVGRQTAAMNWAFSSEKGSVSEVFFTDNGNYVFKIEDIIPAGFRPLDEVKTAVKRRVENEKRMALAKAHAEQLSAKVQSGASFTDIAAGDEKVTADTTDYFTKNIFVPKIGRAPGIIAAAFSLEIGQTSGLIETDRGYYYVRVKDHTAFDETAYANQKSALKNRLLQQKARSVFDQWYQQLKEEATVVDNRFRFFRG, from the coding sequence ATGATGGGAAAAATGCGTGACATGACGAAATGGATTCTGTATATCCTGATTCTGGCCTTTGTCGGTTTAATGGTGATTGAATGGGGCGCGGATTATTCCGGGCTTATGCAGCAACAGCAATCCGTCGTCGGCGAAATTAACGGCGAAGAAGTTTCGTTACAGCAATACACAATGGCAGTCAGCAACGCCCGTGCAATGGAAGAACGGCGCACCGGCAACACGCTGGATGAAGCCGCAGTCGCAGATTTGCGCGACCGTGTTTGGGAAGAACTGGTTCAGCGCGTAGTGTTGAAAACACAGCTTGAAAAAATGGATATTTCCGTAACCGATGACGATGTAACCAACTACATCCTTAATTCGCTTACCCAACAATACAGTAACGATCCGAACTTCCAGACCAACGGACGGTTTGATCGCGACAAACTGAATCAGGTGCTCACACAGCCCGAAAACGCAAATTTGCTGATCAGCATGGAATATCAGGCAAAAGAAGATTTGCCTTATGCCAAACTGGTGGACCTGATCAACGCTTCGGTAATTGTAACCGAACAGGAACTGCGCGATGAATTTGCACAGACCAACCAAAAAGCGAAAATTGATTTTGTCGGCGTTGCCACAACGGCATTCCGCAACGATTCGCTAAACATCAGCGATGCGGACCTGAAAGCGTATTACGACAAAAATAAAGACGATTTCAAAGTAGAAGAAACCCGCAAACTGAAATATGTGTTCTTCTCCAAAACGCCTACAGCAGAAGATTCCGCACGTGTTGTTGATGCCATCAACCAGTTGAAAGCGGAAGCAGAATCCGGCAAGGATTTCGCAACGCTGGCGTTAACCGAATCGGAAGATCCTTCTGCGCAAACCAACAGCGGCGATCTCGGTTTTTTTGATCGTAACGCGATGGTAAAAGAATTTGCAGATGCCGCATTTTCCGCCGAACCCGGCACATTTGTTGGCCCGGTGCAAACCCGTTTTGGCTTGCACCTCATTCACGTTATCGAGAAAAAAATGGAAGATGGTGTGGAAAAAGTTCACGCCGCGCACATCCTCAAAACATTTGAAGCCGGAATCGGAACGATCGACGAAGCGAACAATAACGCCAACGGATTTGTCAGCGCTGTCGAAAACGATGGCTTTGAAGCCGTCGCCAAAAACCGCAACCTGACCCCGCAGGAAACCGCCGCATTTTCCCACAACCGCAACGGACAAATTCCCGGCGTCGGTCGCCAAACCGCGGCAATGAACTGGGCATTTTCGAGCGAAAAAGGCAGCGTTTCGGAAGTGTTTTTCACCGATAACGGCAACTACGTATTCAAAATAGAAGACATTATTCCGGCAGGTTTCCGTCCGTTGGACGAAGTGAAAACCGCCGTCAAACGCCGGGTCGAAAACGAAAAACGCATGGCGTTGGCTAAAGCGCATGCCGAACAACTTTCTGCAAAAGTGCAGAGTGGTGCCAGCTTTACGGACATCGCCGCAGGCGACGAAAAAGTGACCGCAGATACGACCGATTATTTCACCAAAAATATTTTTGTTCCGAAAATCGGGCGTGCGCCGGGCATTATCGCCGCTGCGTTTAGTCTGGAAATCGGGCAAACCTCCGGTTTGATCGAAACCGATCGCGGTTATTATTATGTGCGCGTAAAAGATCACACCGCGTTCGACGAGACCGCGTATGCCAATCAAAAATCCGCGCTGAAAAATCGTTTGCTGCAGCAAAAAGCCCGCTCGGTTTTTGACCAATGGTATCAGCAATTGAAAGAAGAAGCCACCGTGGTAGATAACCGTTTCCGTTTCTTCCGCGGATAA
- the tatC gene encoding twin-arginine translocase subunit TatC yields MIEGKMPVRKVPPPTQEMPFLEHLEELRWVVFRSLIGLIAGMIVCFIFAQDILQILTYPASQLDPPLIFQFLKVQGMLIVYLEIGFFGGLALALPLIFQQLWSFISPGLHQREKRYFLPLMISVTTLFMVGLSFAYFVIVPFALNFFVGLAPADISANIAIDFYIGFAIRLMFLFGIVFEMPVISYFLAKIGLITKEGMRNYRRHAIVGIFVAAALLTPPDPVTQIFLGIPLVLLYEFSIFIAGRVEKNAKHRAGVEEQQYLAELKKREAGEDLPSQEQ; encoded by the coding sequence ATGATTGAGGGAAAAATGCCTGTTCGTAAAGTACCGCCGCCAACGCAGGAAATGCCGTTTCTGGAACATCTGGAAGAACTTCGCTGGGTGGTTTTCCGGTCGCTGATCGGCTTGATCGCCGGGATGATTGTCTGTTTCATTTTTGCGCAGGACATCTTGCAGATTCTGACATATCCTGCCAGCCAGCTGGATCCGCCGCTCATTTTCCAATTCCTGAAAGTTCAGGGGATGCTGATTGTTTATCTGGAAATCGGTTTTTTTGGCGGGCTGGCGCTGGCGCTGCCGCTTATTTTTCAACAGTTGTGGAGTTTTATTTCCCCGGGATTGCACCAACGGGAAAAGCGTTATTTTCTGCCGCTGATGATTTCGGTGACAACGTTGTTTATGGTCGGGCTTTCGTTTGCCTATTTTGTCATCGTTCCCTTTGCGCTGAATTTTTTTGTGGGACTGGCACCTGCGGATATCAGCGCCAATATTGCTATCGATTTTTACATCGGTTTTGCCATCCGGCTGATGTTCCTGTTCGGCATCGTTTTCGAAATGCCGGTGATCAGCTATTTTTTGGCGAAAATCGGGCTGATCACCAAAGAAGGCATGCGCAATTATCGCCGCCACGCGATTGTGGGCATTTTTGTTGCAGCCGCATTGCTGACACCGCCAGATCCGGTCACCCAGATTTTTTTGGGTATTCCACTGGTGTTGCTGTATGAATTTTCCATTTTTATCGCCGGGCGTGTCGAAAAAAATGCCAAACACCGCGCCGGAGTAGAGGAACAACAATATCTGGCAGAATTGAAAAAACGCGAAGCAGGCGAGGATCTGCCATCCCAAGAACAGTAG